The following nucleotide sequence is from Anopheles stephensi strain Indian chromosome 3, UCI_ANSTEP_V1.0, whole genome shotgun sequence.
AGTACTCGTGAATCGCATCGACGTCCTGCTTTTTCTCAGCGAAAATAAGCACTGGCGGTGGAGTTTTTTGCAGGCACTCCAACAAATACACAACCTTTGCCTCCTGTTTCACGTACTCCACATCCTGCGTAACATTCATCGAGGCCGCACCGGCTCGACCGACGTTAATGGTGACCGGTTTCACGAGAGCAGATTTGGCAaagttttggatttttttcggCATGGTAGCCGAAAACAGAAGCGTCTGTCGCTGCCCCTTGAAGTAGGAAAATATGGTACGAACGTCCTCCTCGAATCCCATgtcaatcattcgatcggctTCATCCATGCACAGGTAGCGACAGACGTCGAGATTGACCAGCTTCTTATCAAGCATATCCATAAGCCGACCCGGTGTGGCTACCATGATGTGTGCTCCTTGCTGAATGATTGCGATCGCATCGTTCACCGGCACTCCGCCAATCGCCAGCACGGTACGGATCTCGGGCATACCGGCTTCCTGCAGGTGTCGGCAGTAGTACTGGATGAtatcgtgtgtttgtttcgcgAGCTCCCGCGACGGACAGATGATTAACCCGTATGGACCTTCACGCTTGATGAATGGCAGGCGCAATTCCTGCTCCAAACAGAACATAATTATCGGCAACACAAACACCAGCGTTTTGCCCGAGCCCGTGAAAGCGATTCCGATCAAGTCCCGGCCAGCTAGTACTGCCGGTATGCCTTGCACTTGAATCGGAGATGGTTTCTTGATGTTCCGCTTCGCCAATGCCGCCAGCACTGCCTTCGGTAGCTTCATTTCGCGAAAGGTTAGCAGCGGCGGTGGTACGTTTTCTCCTTCTGTTAAAATTCGAAGCTTTTCACGGATCTTCTCGTGGCGCGATTCTGGCTTCGCTAGAATGTATCTTGGCGGCGTCCAGCTGGTTTTGATCGGATCTTCATACTGTATACCTTTCGCCAACTCTGCAACACCCATCAGGGCTTTCTTTTCGGCAACACTTTCCAGGATcttttcctcctccttcaGCTGCTTCTCAACGGCGCTGATTTTCTTTGCCTCCGCTATCTTCTTCAGCTCGGTATGTTGATCCAACAGGCTAATGTTGAATTTTCTGCCCCACGACTCCTCCGTACTTTCCTCTTCGTGTTCATTTTCGCTGGACGATTTTCCGACTGCTGATGCTTCCGCAGTGAGCTGCACGATGCGACCCAGCTTGAGAAGCTgttgcttctttctttccctCACCGGCACATATGGAACATACTTGTCGTTCTCCTCCTCGTCGCTCTTTTCCGAATCTCTCCTGTACCTTTTAACAGAAGAAGCAGACATTTTGCATTAATCGTACCAAAATAAACGAATTAGAACTGCGGAAATAGGTGGTTGAGAtcaatttgttgttttcaatGTTTACACATTTGTTTACTGTTCACCTCTCGGCTTGATGGCTTGACAGACGATTCCCACGAAGCAAAAGATTTCCTATTTCTAAATTGGCCGGTAGAGGGCGTGATGAGGAATGTGCTTGAAACCAGAATAGAAATTTCGAgcaattttttgaaaattcgAGCAGAAAACAGTGCGGATAGATTAGACatttgcaaaaaaatgttGTTACTCAGCTGTTTGTTTGGATTTCTTTCATGCTGCATACATTGACCGGTGTGTTTTCTAGTTGTCCTTAAATTTCTGATTGTGAAGTAGAGGGACGGGCCCCTGCGATTGCGATTATctggaaaaagagagaaagcacATTAAAGGTACATATACatgtgaaaagttttccttaGTAAGTTGATGTCCTGGATCTTCCATGTTTGCTGGGTGCTCGGCGTCGGGACGTATTGCATCGGGCTATCTTTTCCGCTGCATGTGAGTATCGTTAttagtgcaataaaaataagccgagtttcttttttaaattgtgaaaaaag
It contains:
- the LOC118512424 gene encoding ATP-dependent RNA helicase abstrakt, with protein sequence MSASSVKRYRRDSEKSDEEENDKYVPYVPVRERKKQQLLKLGRIVQLTAEASAVGKSSSENEHEEESTEESWGRKFNISLLDQHTELKKIAEAKKISAVEKQLKEEEKILESVAEKKALMGVAELAKGIQYEDPIKTSWTPPRYILAKPESRHEKIREKLRILTEGENVPPPLLTFREMKLPKAVLAALAKRNIKKPSPIQVQGIPAVLAGRDLIGIAFTGSGKTLVFVLPIIMFCLEQELRLPFIKREGPYGLIICPSRELAKQTHDIIQYYCRHLQEAGMPEIRTVLAIGGVPVNDAIAIIQQGAHIMVATPGRLMDMLDKKLVNLDVCRYLCMDEADRMIDMGFEEDVRTIFSYFKGQRQTLLFSATMPKKIQNFAKSALVKPVTINVGRAGAASMNVTQDVEYVKQEAKVVYLLECLQKTPPPVLIFAEKKQDVDAIHEYLLLKGVEAVAIHGGKDQEERYRSVESFRNQEKDVLVATDVASKGLDFPDVQHVINYDMPDDIENYVHRIGRTGRSGSKGLATTFINKATEQFVLLDLKHLLIEAKQKVPPFLGELCSETEKYADLGDGCSYCGGLGHRITECPKLEAVQSKQASNIGRRDYLSNTAADY